Proteins from a genomic interval of Lactococcus protaetiae:
- a CDS encoding alpha/beta fold hydrolase, whose amino-acid sequence MNFTEQIFEINGLKYAVKTHGSGKPLFALHGFSEDSSTWDLLDVSGYQIFAIDLIGHGRSSKPRTLLPYRLENILTALHQLFCQYADGKPFSLLGYSMGGGWRYAIVLLFH is encoded by the coding sequence ATGAATTTTACTGAACAAATTTTTGAAATTAACGGCTTAAAATACGCGGTAAAAACTCATGGCAGCGGCAAACCTCTTTTTGCACTTCATGGTTTCTCGGAGGACTCTAGCACGTGGGATTTGCTTGATGTTTCAGGCTATCAGATTTTTGCCATTGACCTTATCGGACACGGACGTTCATCAAAACCTCGCACGCTTTTACCTTATAGACTCGAAAATATACTGACAGCCCTTCATCAACTTTTCTGTCAGTATGCTGACGGAAAACCTTTTAGTCTTCTTGGCTATTCAATGGGAGGCGGATGGCGCTACGCTATTGTCTTGCTTTTCCATTAG